The Candidatus Fermentibacter sp. region CTCCCGGCCCGGGCCGGAAGCGGCCGGTGTCCACGGGCTGGGGAACCACGGCCACCGGGCCGCTCCTGCCCCGCCCGTATCCGGCCCTCGACATGAACGGGCTCGAGTATGCCTCGAGGGCCGTGTGCGAGTCCACGAACCTGGCCAGAGGCGATCCCGACGGCCGCCGAATGTCCGAGCGGACCCTCACGACAGGGATACGCCCGTGTGCGAGGACCGCGGCCAGCTGGTCCTCGGAGCGGTGTGCGACGATGAAGTCGGGCCTGAAGCGCGACGTCAGCCGCCCGAGTGAGGCGAGTCCCGCTGCGAACGATGCTCCCTGGAGACGCAGGGCCGCGGCTTCGATACCGTCGGATCCGGCCCTGTCGAGGACGGGCGAGCCGGGCTGGCCGGTGAGGAGTACGCGGATCCCCGCGCGCTCGAGGGCCCTTGCACCGAGAAGGGCGCCCTCGGCGGTGGCATTCCACCACCGGCATGTGGCCATGACGAGAACCTTCAGAGGCACCTCCCGGAGCCTTCCGGGCTACCTCCTGCTGAGCATCTTCCCTACGATGTCCACGACGTCGTCGACGGCCGAACCGTCCTTGTCGGCGTCGAGCAGGGTCCCCAGGGCTCCGGCAAGCCCGGGGTCGGCCTTCTGTTCCTTCTTCTGCTGACCGCCCAGGAAGGTCGTCAGGGTATCGGAGTCGAGCCCCTTCTTCTGGAGCTGCCTCCCGAGGAGTCCCATGACCAGGGGGGCCGCGATCTGGAGAAGCTGCGCCACCTGTTCACCGTCGAGTCCGGTGCCCTTCGAGAGGCTCCTGGTGACGGTCTGCTGCCTCCCGCCGAGGATATGGCCCAGGATGCCGGCTCCGTTCGCGGCCTGGGGGTTCGAGAGGAAGCCGCCGAGATCCTCGAGGATCGACCCGTCGTGATCATTCTTAAGCGCCTTGTGGAGGGAACTCGCACCGGCCGGCTCCGAGGAGTTCTTCGCCAGCGCGGTGATGAGGAGTGGGAATACGGTCGAGAGGGCCGAACCGGTGGTCTTCTCGTCAGCACCTATCCTGCGGGAAATGTTCGAGAGACCATCCCCGGCGAGCTGGCCGAGGATCTGCTGAACCAAGGTACCGCTGCTCATCGGAACCTCCTTGCGCGAGTGATTCCACTCCGCGTGACAGGCACGTGTTCCATCATTCCGGGGGGCCGGGGCGGTGTCAAGGACGGCCCGCTCTATCGCTTCCGGGTCCGTTTCAGTTATTGTTCATGCTCCATTTCTTTCTCGCCGGAGGAACCGCCATGATCCGCAGAACCACCGTGAGGGAGGCGCTGGAGTCCAGCCCTCTTGGAAGCCCTGTCACCATCCCCGGATGGGTCCGGAGCAACAGGGCCTCGAGCGGAGTGGCATTCCTCGCGGTCAATGACGGGTCGACCTTCGGGAACATCCAGATAGTCCTGGACAGGGCCCTTTTCGACGAGGCCGCCATAGCGTCGGCTTCAGTGGGAGCCTGCGTCGAGGTGGCCGGCACCCTTGTCGAGTCGAGCGGCGCGGGGCAGTCAAGGGAGGTGAAGGCCACCGGGCTCAGGATCCTCGGGCCCTGCGACCAGTCGTATCCCCTGCAGCCCAAGAGGCACGGCATGGAGTTCCTGCGCACGATCCCCCATCTGAGGCCGCGCACGAACACCTTCTCGGCCGTCTTCAGGATGAGGCACAGGCTGGCGATGTCGATCCACGAGTTCTTCGATTCGCGAGGCTTCTTCTACGTCCACCCCCCTCTGGTGACCTCGAGCGACTGCGAGGGCGCCGGGGAGACGTTCCAGGTGACCACGCTGCCCCTCGACGGCGTGCCGCTCAAGGACGGCGAAGTCGACTACTCGCGCGACTTCTTCAGGCGCAGGGCCTACCTGACCGTCAGCGCCCAGCTCGAGGCCGAGCCGCTGGCGCTGGCCCTGGGCGGCGTCTACACGTTCGGTCCGATCTTCAGGGCGGAGCCCTCCGACACGAGGGTGCACGCCGCGGAATTCTGGATGATCGAGCCCGAGGCCGCCTTCATGGACCTCGACGACGACATCGCACTCATCGAGGCCTTCGTGAAGCACATGGCGGGCACAGTAAGGGACCGCTGCGGCGAGGAGATCGAATTCCTGACGAAGTTCGTGGAACCCGGCCTGCCGGCTCGCTACGCTTCGCTCCTGGATTCCGGGTTCGCGAGGATCACGTACACGGAGGCGGCACGGATACTCCGGGATTCCGGCGCTGGGCGGGTAGCCCCTCTCGAGTGGGGCCAGAAGCCCTCCTCGGAGCAGGAGCGCTTCCTTGCGGAGGAGGTGTTCGCGAGGCCGGTCTTCGTCACCGACTATCCCGCATCGTTCAAGCCCTTCTACATGCGCCTGAACGACGACGGCAGGACGGTGGCCTGCACGGACCTCCTGGCTCCGGGTGTCGGCGAGATCGTAGGCGGCAGCCAGCGCGAGGAGCGCCGGGATGTGCTCGAGTCGAGGGCCTCGCAGCAGGGGCTCGACCCGGCGATCTACGGATGGTATTTCGACCTCAGGCGCTGGGGCTCGGCGCCCCATTCGGGCTTCGGCCTCGGCTTCGAACGGATGCTCATGTACCTCAGCGGGATGAAGAACATAAGGGACGTCCTGCCCTTCCCGAGGACGTTCGGCAGCATGGCCTGACCTCCCGACAGATCCGGTCCTGCAAGATGATGAAAGGCGGATGAGCGAGATGAACGACGCCCCCAGGACAATGGTCACCATAGACGGCAACGAGGCCGCCGCGACCATTGCGCACAAGCTCAGCGAAGTGATAGCCATCTATCCCATCACGCCCTCGAGCACCATGGGCGAGTACGCCGACGAATGGTCCGCCAAGGGCAGGAAGAACCTCTGGGGCACCGTCCCCCTCGTCCAGGAGATGCAGAGCGAGGGAGGGGCGGCCGCGGCCGTACACGGCGCCCTCCAGGCCGGCGCCCTCACCACCACCTTCACGGCCTCCCAGGGTCTCCTGCTGATGATCCCCACAATGTACAAGATCGCAGGCGAGCTCACGCCGGCGGTCTTCCACGTATCCGCGCGCGCCCTGGCCTGCCAGGGGCTCTCGATCTTCGGCGACCACGGCGACGTCATGGCAGTCAGGCAGACAGGCTTCGCACTCCTGGCCAGCAACTCGGTGCAGGAGGCGATGGACCTGGCCCTCGTGGCCCACGCGGCCACCCTGAAGGCGCGCATCCCGTTCGTCCACTTCTTCGACGGATTCAGGACCAGCAGTGAAGTCCAGAAGATCGAGGTGGTCGGCGAGAACGCCATTTCCGCCATGATCGACACCGACGCCCTGGCGGCCTTCCGCAACAGGGCCCTCGACCCGGAGAGGCCGGTGCTCAGGGGCACCAGCCAGAACCCGGACGTCTACTTCCAGGGCCGTGAGACCGTGAATCCCTACTACCTCGCGGTTCCCGGCATCGTCCAGGATGCGATGGACCGCTTCGCGTCGCTCACCGGCCGGGCCTACAGGCTCTTCGAGTATGTCGGCGCACCTGATGCCGAGAGGGTCGTAGTCATGATGTGCTCGGGCGCAGAGGTGGCCCACGAGACCATCGAGAGCATGACGGCCGGGGGAGAGAAGGTCGGTCTGCTGAAGGTCCGCCTCTACAGGCCGTTCGATTCGAAGGCCTTCTCCAGGGCTCTGCCGCCTTCGGCGAAGACAGTCGCGGTGCTCGACCGCACCAAGGAGCCGGGCTCCCCCGGCGAACCCCTCTACCTCGACGTCGTCAACGCGCTCGCAGAGACCGGGCGGTGCTCCGTCCGCGCCATCGGCGGCAGGTACGGGCTCGGCAGCAAGGAGTTCACCCCCGGGATGGTGGCGGCCGTGCTGCGCGAGGCCGCGAAGGACGACCCGGCCCGCCACTTCTCGGTGGGCATAGAGGACGACGTGCTCGGCACCTCGCTCGATGTGGACGTCGAGTTCTGCCTCGAGACCCCCGGCGTCCACCAGGCGGTGTTCCTGGGCCTCGGCTCCGACGGCACCGTGGGCGCCAACAAGAACTCCATCAAGATCATCGGCGAGGAGACCGACTTCTTCGCCCAGGGCTACTTCGTGTACGACTCGAAGAAGGCGGGCACTCTCACCGTCAGCCACCTCAGGTTCGGCCCGAAGCCGATCCGGCAGACCTGCCTCGTGTCGCAGGCCGGCTTCGTGGGATGCCACCAGAGCATCTTCCTCGAGCAGTACGACGTGATGGGCTACGCGGCGCAGGGCGCCACGGTGCTGCTCAACTCGCCGTACGCGCCTGGAGAGGTCTGGGACCACCTGCCCCTCTCGGTCCAGAGGCAGATCCTCGAGAAGCAGCTTCGCCTGTACGTGATCGACGCCTACAAGGTGGCGCGCGACAACGAAATGGGCGTCAGGATCAACACGATCATGCAGACCTGCTTCTTCGCGATTTCGGGCATCCTCCCGCGCGAGGAGGCCATCGACAAGATCAAGAAGGCGATACGCAAGTCCTACGGCCGCAAGGGCGAGGATGTCGTCCGCAAGAACTTCGAGGCCGTGGACGACACGCTCGCGAACCTGCACGAGGTCGACTACCCGAAGAAGGAGACGGCCACGAGGGACGTCCAGCCGCCGGTGCCGGCCGGGGCACCCGAGTTCGTCAGGAACGTGACGGCGGCCATCATCTCCAAGAAGGGAGACGCGCTGCCCGTTTCCGCAATGCCTGCCGACGGCACCTGGCCCCTCTCGACCACCCGCTGGGAGAAGCGGAACATCGCTCTCGAGGTGCCTGTCTGGGATCCCTCGGTCTGCCTCCAGTGCGCCGTGTGCAGCCTTGTCTGCCCCCACGCGGCGATCCGCGTGAAGGTGGCCGATCCTTCATCGCTCGCATCCGCCCCCGAGGGCTTCCGCAGCGTCGACGCGAAGGGCTCCGAGTTCCCGGGGATGAAGTGGATGGTCCAGGTTGCCCCCGAGGACTGCACGGGCTGCGGCGCCTGCGTCCATGCGTGCCCTGGCAGGAACAGGCAGCAGGAG contains the following coding sequences:
- a CDS encoding DUF937 domain-containing protein yields the protein MSSGTLVQQILGQLAGDGLSNISRRIGADEKTTGSALSTVFPLLITALAKNSSEPAGASSLHKALKNDHDGSILEDLGGFLSNPQAANGAGILGHILGGRQQTVTRSLSKGTGLDGEQVAQLLQIAAPLVMGLLGRQLQKKGLDSDTLTTFLGGQQKKEQKADPGLAGALGTLLDADKDGSAVDDVVDIVGKMLSRR
- the asnS gene encoding asparagine--tRNA ligase; this encodes MIRRTTVREALESSPLGSPVTIPGWVRSNRASSGVAFLAVNDGSTFGNIQIVLDRALFDEAAIASASVGACVEVAGTLVESSGAGQSREVKATGLRILGPCDQSYPLQPKRHGMEFLRTIPHLRPRTNTFSAVFRMRHRLAMSIHEFFDSRGFFYVHPPLVTSSDCEGAGETFQVTTLPLDGVPLKDGEVDYSRDFFRRRAYLTVSAQLEAEPLALALGGVYTFGPIFRAEPSDTRVHAAEFWMIEPEAAFMDLDDDIALIEAFVKHMAGTVRDRCGEEIEFLTKFVEPGLPARYASLLDSGFARITYTEAARILRDSGAGRVAPLEWGQKPSSEQERFLAEEVFARPVFVTDYPASFKPFYMRLNDDGRTVACTDLLAPGVGEIVGGSQREERRDVLESRASQQGLDPAIYGWYFDLRRWGSAPHSGFGLGFERMLMYLSGMKNIRDVLPFPRTFGSMA
- the nifJ gene encoding pyruvate:ferredoxin (flavodoxin) oxidoreductase; its protein translation is MSEMNDAPRTMVTIDGNEAAATIAHKLSEVIAIYPITPSSTMGEYADEWSAKGRKNLWGTVPLVQEMQSEGGAAAAVHGALQAGALTTTFTASQGLLLMIPTMYKIAGELTPAVFHVSARALACQGLSIFGDHGDVMAVRQTGFALLASNSVQEAMDLALVAHAATLKARIPFVHFFDGFRTSSEVQKIEVVGENAISAMIDTDALAAFRNRALDPERPVLRGTSQNPDVYFQGRETVNPYYLAVPGIVQDAMDRFASLTGRAYRLFEYVGAPDAERVVVMMCSGAEVAHETIESMTAGGEKVGLLKVRLYRPFDSKAFSRALPPSAKTVAVLDRTKEPGSPGEPLYLDVVNALAETGRCSVRAIGGRYGLGSKEFTPGMVAAVLREAAKDDPARHFSVGIEDDVLGTSLDVDVEFCLETPGVHQAVFLGLGSDGTVGANKNSIKIIGEETDFFAQGYFVYDSKKAGTLTVSHLRFGPKPIRQTCLVSQAGFVGCHQSIFLEQYDVMGYAAQGATVLLNSPYAPGEVWDHLPLSVQRQILEKQLRLYVIDAYKVARDNEMGVRINTIMQTCFFAISGILPREEAIDKIKKAIRKSYGRKGEDVVRKNFEAVDDTLANLHEVDYPKKETATRDVQPPVPAGAPEFVRNVTAAIISKKGDALPVSAMPADGTWPLSTTRWEKRNIALEVPVWDPSVCLQCAVCSLVCPHAAIRVKVADPSSLASAPEGFRSVDAKGSEFPGMKWMVQVAPEDCTGCGACVHACPGRNRQQEGRKAIDMTPHTDVVEREKAFFGFFLSIPDCDREKLNRETVKGSQLMRPLFEFSGACAGCGETPYVKLMTQLFGDRALVANATGCSSIYGGNLPTTPYCTNADGRGPAWNNSLFEDAAEFGFGFRLTAERQAGFAVELLHRLEGSLDAELVASLSGNPQKTESEIAAQRRSLEALRGALARIDTPDARQLSSISDYLLRRSVWVVGGDGWAYDIGYGGLDHVLAQGRDINVLVLDTEVYSNTGGQCSKSTPLGAVARFAASGKAVPKKDLAMLAMTYQNIYVARIAMGANYAQAVRAFVEAESYEGPSIIIAYSHCINHGID